The stretch of DNA AGTGATTTTTGCTGTAACAAAAAGAATAAGAACCCCCTGGATGACACTGGCAATTTCTAACGGAACCTCAGTATTTCGCTCCATTCCCATGGCACCAGTTTGAAGTGCTGCCAGCAGAATCGCCGCTACCGCTGTACCAAGAGGATTAGAGTTTGCCAAAAGAGCTGCCATTAATCCTGTCCAGGCATAACCGGGTACGGTTAGGGAACCTTCTACATATCGATATTGTGATCCTAAAACTTCAACCGTTCCAGCTAGTCCAGCAATCCCGCCGCTAAAAAACATGCTGTACAGAAGCACCTTAACTTTATTAACCCCGCCATACTCAGCAAAAAATGGGTTATACCCAAGCATTCTTACTTCGTACCCCGCTGATGTGAATCGCAGAATAATATATAGAATAATTGCCAAAACAATGGCAATCACAAATCCCATATGGACACTCATCCCTGGGAATAACTTAGGCAGCCATGCCACCTGATCAATCATGTGGGTCTGTGCTAATGCAGCTGATCCACTTTTGTCTTGAAACGGCTCTGAAACCAAATAACCTGCAAATAATACCGCTACATAGTTTAGGAGTAAGGTAGAAATCAATAATTGTACTTTGAATCTAGTTTCCATCCACCCCGCAAGGAGCGACCATAAGCCCCCTGCTAAAAATCCAGCCACCAAGGCTGCTAGCAATTTGATGATCCCAGATCCTGGTACATACAAAGCCGCAAGTGCAGCACTCACGGCACCTAACACCATTTGCCCCTCTGCTCCCATATTGAAGACACCCGCACGAAAAGCAATGGCCAACCCTAAACCTATGAATATAATAGGAGTGGCACGAGCAAGTGTAGCGGTAACAAAGTAAAAATTACCGAATGCCCCGTCCCACATGACTTTATAGGTTTCCAAGACAGATGCCCCTACTAAACTAATGGCAACGGCCCCTGTCAATAGCCCAATCACCACGGCCGTAAGAGGCTGTACCAACGATTTAAGCAGTTGTTGTAGTTTTCGTTGAAGATTCATTCTTGTTTCCTCCTGCCATAAGTACGCTTAATCTCTCTTCCGTCGCATCTTTCCGATCAAGGATATCGACAATTTTCCCTTCATACATAACAGCTATTCGGTCGGATAACGTCAGTATTTCCGATAACTCCGATGAAACGAGAAGAATTCCGTCCCCATTATTTCTTTTTTCTATAATGGCTTTATGAATATATTCCATTGCACCGATATCAACACCACGGGTTGGTTCGGCCGCAATCAGAAAATCTGTTTCAAATCCTAGTTCTCTTGCCACAATTAATTTCTGCAAGTTTCCACCTGATAGGTTTCCTGACTTTTCATCTAACGATGGTGTTTTAATTTCGAAGGTATCAATCCATCCTTTAACAATCTTTCGGAATCCACCCCGTCGAATAAAGGATGATTGATTGAAGTTTTTCTTTCGATAATATCCCATCAACCCTGTTTCCTCGACGGTTGCTTCCTTCGCCGCTCCCCATAGGTATCGGTCTTCAGGAATATGGGCGAGACCAGCATTTCTTCTATATGCCACGGATTTGCCCGTCAAGGTTTTCTCCCCTAGACGGATACTGCCACTATCGATTTTGCTTAATCCTGAAATTGCCTGGATCAGTTCAGACTGTCCATTCCCCGATACTCCGGCAATCCCGACAATCTCTCCGCGGCGTACGGATAAGGAAAGATGATCCAAGATGGGCTTCGCGTCCTTCCCGCCAATGGTTAGATTGTCAATTTCAAGAAGAGGTGATCCGTCCAATTGGATTCTGTCCGTAAGCTTTTGGAGCTCACGGCCAACCATCATAGTGGCCAGCTGTTCGATATCTGTATTTTGTTTTAAAACATTTCCTGTAACCCTGCCATTTCTTAACACGGTAATTTGATCGGCCACTTTCATAACTTCTGGCAGCTTATGTGTAATTAAAATGATGCTCTTCCCTTGTTCTGCTAAGAATTGAATCGTTTTTAGGAGTTCCTCTACCTCAATAGGAGTCAAGACCGCTGTTGGTTCGTCCAGTATAATAATATCAGCACCTTGGTATAACACTTTTAATATTTCAATCCGCTGCTGTTCTCCAACCGAGCAATCGCCGGCTTTTTTCAATGGATTGACATGGATTTTATACTGATCGCTCAATTTTTGCACTTTTTCAGCCGCTTCTTTTCTATTAAAGAAACCATTGCGTTTCGGTTCATGACCGATGACAATGTTTTCTGTTACCGAAAAGTCAGAAAATAGCATAAAGTGCTGATGCACCATGCCGATTCCCTTATGGATCGCATCTTGTGGGCCTGAAAAATTGACGGTCTTACCGTTTAGTTTTATTTCCCCGCCAGTCGGTTGTTCAAGGCCGTAAAGCATCCGCATGAGGGTCGTCTTGCCGGCGCCATTTTCTCCGACAATAGCCAAAACCTCTCCCTTTTTCAGATATATCGAAATCCCGTCGTTCGCTAGGAACTCACCATACTTTTTGGTCATTTCCTTCATTTCTAACACATAGGTCATGGTTTTTCCCCCCTTTAAAAATGGAAACCGACTACAATGTGCAGTCGGTTTACTTTTTTCAGATTAATTGCTCAATGGATTTTTGATTTCTCTTTTTCCAGAAACAATTTCTTCATGAAGAGCCTTGACTTGGTCAATAACGTCTTGTCCAACAAAGCTGTTTAGTGGAGTTTTGCTTTCATGTGTCACATATGTCAAGCCAACACCCTTTTCCTTCAAGCCATACTCGACGATACCTGTTTTAAAATTGCCGTTTGCAAATGCTTTTACCGTTTCAAATGCAGCAGCATCTGTCCCTTTTAGCTGCGAGAGAACAACATGCTCTGGATCAACTTCTGTACGGTCAACGTCCTGACCTGATGTAAAGAATCCTTGTTCTTCTGCTGCTTCAAACACACCTAAGTCTCCCACTGCTGCAGCTCCTGCAACAAAATCTGCTCCCTTAGAAGCTTGTAACAACGCTAGTTCTTTCGCTTTTGCTGGATCTGTAAAGCCTCCAACATAGTTTACTAGAAACTCTGCATCCGGATTGGTTTCCTTTAATCCTTCTTCAAACGCAACTGTCCACTTTTTCATTAATGGAATATCCATTGCCACTACCATACCGACTTTATCTGTTTTTGTAGAAAGTCCTGCTGCAGCACCTAAAAGATAAGCTGCTTCATGCTCTCTGAAATTGACACTTTGAACATTCGGAAGGTCTACTACCGTATCAATAATCGCAAATTGACGATCTGGATTTTCAGTTGCTACCTTTTTTAAAGCATCCTCTGATTCAAATGAAGATGTAATGATTAAATCATATCCTTCTGCTACTGCTACGCGTAGGTTTTCCTCGATAGCAGAATGATCCGTCGATTCGATCGTCTTTAGTTCTACTCCAAATTCTTTTGCAGCTTGTTTCGCACCTTCATCCATTTGCTGGAAGAATGGGTTAACCCCAATTTTTTCTGGCAAGACAAGGGCAATTTTCTTCTTATCCTCTTTACTTGACGCCGCATCTTTTCCTGTTGATTCTTCAGCTCCACATCCAGCGACGAGCAGGACTAAAGCTAGTACGATAAGTGAAAGTAGTTTTCTCATGATATTCCCCCTATAATATATTTCGTTTTTATTCCTATTTGTCTATTAATTTACTAAAAAATATCAAATATAGCAATACAAAAATCGAACATTTTTATATTTTTTTATTCCATCGTTCGTGTTTTACCTTTTTCAGCAATTAAAATACCCTCTTTCCAAGTAATAGGAAGAGGGTTTATGAATTTTCTCTTCCTTATCTTTCAGAACTCACTTGTTCTGTTGGATTTGGCACCATACTAGTAAAAATAGCGGTTGCCGGGCGTCATCGGGCCAGTCCCTATGCCTCTCTTGATAAGGTATACAATATGTACGATTCGATAAAATTTTAGGTAAACAATATAAACGACTTAGTAATAAATAAAAACTAGATTTATTATATTTGAAAAGTTTTAAAATTACAATACTTTAAATATTCAATAATATTTCAGTGGTGCCTGGCACCGTAATCTTGTAAAAGCGTACCCAATAATGAGGGTACGCTCTCTTTTTGTTCAAACTGTATGGTTTTTTTTTTGTAGAAACTGTATGT from Neobacillus sp. CF12 encodes:
- a CDS encoding BMP family protein, producing MRKLLSLIVLALVLLVAGCGAEESTGKDAASSKEDKKKIALVLPEKIGVNPFFQQMDEGAKQAAKEFGVELKTIESTDHSAIEENLRVAVAEGYDLIITSSFESEDALKKVATENPDRQFAIIDTVVDLPNVQSVNFREHEAAYLLGAAAGLSTKTDKVGMVVAMDIPLMKKWTVAFEEGLKETNPDAEFLVNYVGGFTDPAKAKELALLQASKGADFVAGAAAVGDLGVFEAAEEQGFFTSGQDVDRTEVDPEHVVLSQLKGTDAAAFETVKAFANGNFKTGIVEYGLKEKGVGLTYVTHESKTPLNSFVGQDVIDQVKALHEEIVSGKREIKNPLSN
- a CDS encoding ABC transporter ATP-binding protein, with product MTYVLEMKEMTKKYGEFLANDGISIYLKKGEVLAIVGENGAGKTTLMRMLYGLEQPTGGEIKLNGKTVNFSGPQDAIHKGIGMVHQHFMLFSDFSVTENIVIGHEPKRNGFFNRKEAAEKVQKLSDQYKIHVNPLKKAGDCSVGEQQRIEILKVLYQGADIIILDEPTAVLTPIEVEELLKTIQFLAEQGKSIILITHKLPEVMKVADQITVLRNGRVTGNVLKQNTDIEQLATMMVGRELQKLTDRIQLDGSPLLEIDNLTIGGKDAKPILDHLSLSVRRGEIVGIAGVSGNGQSELIQAISGLSKIDSGSIRLGEKTLTGKSVAYRRNAGLAHIPEDRYLWGAAKEATVEETGLMGYYRKKNFNQSSFIRRGGFRKIVKGWIDTFEIKTPSLDEKSGNLSGGNLQKLIVARELGFETDFLIAAEPTRGVDIGAMEYIHKAIIEKRNNGDGILLVSSELSEILTLSDRIAVMYEGKIVDILDRKDATEERLSVLMAGGNKNESSTKTTTTA
- a CDS encoding ABC transporter permease, with the protein product MNLQRKLQQLLKSLVQPLTAVVIGLLTGAVAISLVGASVLETYKVMWDGAFGNFYFVTATLARATPIIFIGLGLAIAFRAGVFNMGAEGQMVLGAVSAALAALYVPGSGIIKLLAALVAGFLAGGLWSLLAGWMETRFKVQLLISTLLLNYVAVLFAGYLVSEPFQDKSGSAALAQTHMIDQVAWLPKLFPGMSVHMGFVIAIVLAIILYIILRFTSAGYEVRMLGYNPFFAEYGGVNKVKVLLYSMFFSGGIAGLAGTVEVLGSQYRYVEGSLTVPGYAWTGLMAALLANSNPLGTAVAAILLAALQTGAMGMERNTEVPLEIASVIQGVLILFVTAKITFNWWKVKKKGGDIHGTA